From a region of the Leptospira kmetyi serovar Malaysia str. Bejo-Iso9 genome:
- a CDS encoding sulfate/molybdate ABC transporter ATP-binding protein: MAIEVKNIIKRFGSFTAIDNLSLEVPAGELVALLGPSGSGKTTLLRIIAGLEDADEGQVIFEGQEVGKKNAKDRGVGFVFQHYALFRHMTIFENIAFGLEVRKKSERPSKQAIRDKVMSLLKLVQLENFHNRYPSELSGGQRQRIALARALAIEPRFLLLDEPFGALDAKVRKELRNWLRRLHDEIHITSVFVTHDQEEALEVSDKVVILKSGKIEQVGTPDEVYNHPKNSFVFHFLGDVNLFHGRVQGGQTQLGEIKVDAPEHAEVENANAVGYVRPYDVEILRAPIEAQTIPAEIQYIHSTGRTVKIDLKRLDTGAILESQLNSSEFQALNLLPGETVHIRFKKVKVYVEDYTI, encoded by the coding sequence ATGGCAATAGAAGTTAAGAATATTATAAAACGCTTTGGTAGTTTCACCGCCATCGACAATCTTTCTTTGGAAGTTCCGGCGGGGGAATTGGTCGCGCTTTTGGGTCCTTCCGGTTCCGGTAAAACGACCCTGCTTAGAATCATCGCCGGACTCGAAGACGCGGACGAGGGTCAGGTGATCTTCGAAGGCCAAGAAGTCGGAAAGAAAAACGCAAAGGACCGCGGAGTCGGATTCGTTTTTCAACACTACGCCCTTTTCAGACACATGACGATTTTTGAAAACATCGCCTTCGGTCTCGAAGTGAGAAAAAAATCCGAAAGACCGAGCAAGCAAGCGATTCGAGACAAAGTGATGAGTCTTTTAAAACTCGTTCAACTCGAGAATTTTCACAACCGATATCCTTCCGAACTTTCCGGCGGACAAAGACAAAGGATCGCACTCGCAAGAGCGCTCGCCATCGAACCTCGTTTTTTACTGTTAGACGAACCCTTCGGAGCCTTGGACGCAAAGGTAAGAAAGGAACTAAGAAATTGGCTGAGAAGACTTCACGACGAAATTCATATCACAAGCGTGTTCGTAACGCACGATCAAGAAGAAGCTCTCGAAGTTTCGGACAAGGTAGTCATTCTTAAATCCGGAAAAATCGAACAGGTCGGAACTCCGGACGAGGTTTACAATCATCCGAAAAATTCTTTCGTGTTTCACTTTCTCGGAGACGTGAATCTTTTTCACGGAAGAGTTCAAGGCGGACAAACACAACTCGGCGAAATCAAAGTGGACGCGCCCGAACACGCGGAAGTTGAGAACGCAAACGCGGTCGGTTATGTTCGACCTTACGACGTTGAAATTTTAAGAGCGCCGATCGAGGCGCAAACGATTCCCGCGGAGATTCAGTATATTCATTCCACGGGAAGAACGGTGAAGATCGATCTCAAACGTTTGGATACGGGCGCCATTCTGGAATCGCAATTAAACTCCTCCGAGTTTCAAGCCTTGAATCTGCTTCCGGGTGAAACGGTTCACATTCGTTTTAAAAAAGTGAAAGTTTACGTGGAAGATTATACGATCTGA
- a CDS encoding sulfate ABC transporter substrate-binding protein, whose product MKTKILKTTAIVFLMTVANLGLFAKDVNLLNVSYDPTRELYAEYNKLFANYWKSKTGDDVRVNQSHGGSGKQARSVIDGLEADIVTLALAYDIDIIASKGLIARDWLKSLPNNSTPYTSTIVFVVRKGNPKNIKDWDDLVRNKVSVITPNPKTSGGARWNYLAAWAFAQKKFNNDNGKVQDFIKTLYKNVPVLDSGARGSSNTFAQNGIGDVLIAWENESFLILEEFGKDKYEVVIPSLSILAEPPVAIVEKNAEKHGTLDTAKAYLKSLYSDAAQEIIAKHGYRPRNPAILKKYESKFPKLDLITVDGHFGGWHKAQKDHFADGASFDQLYVK is encoded by the coding sequence ATGAAAACAAAAATTCTGAAAACAACCGCAATCGTCTTTCTTATGACGGTCGCAAACTTGGGGCTTTTCGCAAAAGACGTAAATCTTCTCAACGTATCCTACGATCCGACACGAGAATTATACGCGGAATACAACAAACTTTTCGCAAACTATTGGAAATCCAAAACCGGAGACGACGTAAGGGTCAACCAATCCCACGGCGGTAGCGGTAAACAAGCAAGATCCGTGATCGACGGACTCGAAGCGGACATCGTTACTCTTGCGCTCGCTTACGACATCGACATCATCGCTTCCAAAGGATTGATCGCGAGAGATTGGTTGAAAAGTCTTCCGAACAACAGCACGCCCTACACTTCCACGATCGTATTCGTGGTAAGAAAGGGAAATCCTAAGAACATCAAAGACTGGGACGATCTCGTAAGAAACAAAGTGAGCGTGATTACTCCGAACCCGAAAACTAGCGGGGGCGCGCGTTGGAATTATCTCGCTGCTTGGGCTTTCGCACAAAAGAAGTTCAACAACGATAACGGCAAAGTTCAAGACTTTATAAAAACGTTATATAAGAACGTTCCCGTTCTCGATTCTGGTGCGAGAGGTTCGAGCAACACGTTCGCACAAAACGGAATCGGCGACGTGCTGATCGCTTGGGAAAACGAATCCTTTCTGATTCTCGAAGAATTCGGTAAAGACAAATACGAAGTCGTAATTCCTTCCCTGAGCATTCTCGCGGAACCTCCGGTAGCGATCGTGGAAAAGAACGCGGAAAAACACGGAACATTGGATACCGCAAAGGCGTATCTCAAGTCGCTCTATTCGGACGCGGCTCAAGAGATCATCGCGAAACACGGTTATCGTCCGAGAAATCCTGCGATTCTCAAAAAATACGAAAGTAAGTTTCCGAAGTTGGACCTCATCACGGTGGACGGACATTTCGGCGGATGGCATAAGGCGCAAAAAGATCATTTTGCCGACGGCGCCTCCTTCGACCAACTCTACGTGAAATAA
- a CDS encoding alginate export family protein codes for MTTGALLLCTFTIALFPQDTKKEKPKTESAPILNLDPPSDVKYEDQPNDGKGIPEIQQELAKEEPYKSPYKGKLPGEFMKSMLLSPDHQDAVRKVDRLWLGDIFRVGFQIRPRFDYSHNADFDKRTLDDRNYATQNSQVSFIIDPNQYVAAKVTIQDVRVFGGEQSRKDGQLGYLGLSNSAGVELSAAPTATNSVSIKNNTDLREGFIQLKNFAEGFEVYLGRQIFGFGDNRYIGGRNDGQTGNSFDGARVKYNSKHFNSEAFTSIIAEDSNAGSGNNTANGVKRGTVNDTYLSGLYNTLKFEDFLVDLYYFNIDKKWEQGPTPTSSLDRTRQRDDLNTVGFRLTNRTDSNRLPKTKAWDWTLEGSWQYGFNGQRVNAGWDTFKQTVDGKSTSQRIYTQNVEYDAKYFIAQTGYTFFDRFRVGLQYSIGSGDPNRTDNKVATYDASFATRSGGFPYFDSGNGIVNATFWSNTRTKSIHLMYNSPNYGRFIFVAYDVQKASVNDAWYSSGGAANTGLTTENNTGAAFGGYKLGERGGKRLFYEFDLIYQFYLKDYVSIWTGGSYLLAGDSVRNARVNPWAPNVNDRYTLDNKSYSFFLFVQFAM; via the coding sequence ATAACAACAGGAGCCCTTTTACTCTGTACTTTTACGATTGCCTTGTTCCCTCAGGACACGAAGAAGGAAAAACCAAAAACCGAGTCCGCTCCCATTCTCAACCTAGATCCCCCTTCCGATGTGAAATACGAAGATCAACCGAACGATGGAAAAGGGATTCCGGAAATTCAGCAGGAGCTCGCAAAGGAAGAACCGTATAAAAGTCCCTACAAAGGAAAACTTCCCGGCGAATTTATGAAGTCCATGCTTCTTTCTCCGGACCACCAAGACGCGGTTCGTAAAGTGGATCGTCTTTGGCTCGGCGATATTTTCCGCGTGGGTTTTCAAATCCGTCCCCGTTTTGATTACAGCCACAACGCGGATTTTGATAAGCGAACTCTGGATGATAGGAACTACGCGACTCAGAATTCGCAGGTTTCGTTTATCATAGATCCGAATCAGTATGTGGCCGCAAAGGTTACGATCCAAGACGTTCGCGTTTTCGGGGGTGAACAATCCAGAAAGGACGGACAACTCGGTTACTTGGGTCTTTCCAACTCGGCCGGTGTGGAGCTCAGCGCGGCGCCCACTGCCACGAACTCGGTCAGTATCAAAAACAACACGGATCTTCGGGAAGGTTTTATCCAACTTAAAAACTTCGCGGAAGGTTTCGAAGTGTATCTCGGAAGACAGATCTTCGGTTTCGGCGATAACAGATACATCGGAGGAAGAAACGACGGTCAGACCGGTAACTCTTTCGACGGTGCGAGAGTGAAATACAATTCCAAACATTTCAACTCGGAAGCCTTTACTTCCATTATAGCGGAAGACTCGAACGCCGGTAGCGGTAACAACACCGCGAACGGAGTCAAACGCGGAACCGTAAACGACACTTATCTTTCCGGTTTATACAACACGTTGAAGTTCGAAGACTTCCTTGTGGATCTTTACTACTTTAACATCGACAAAAAATGGGAGCAAGGGCCGACCCCCACTTCCAGTTTGGACAGAACCAGACAAAGAGACGATTTAAACACGGTCGGATTTCGTTTAACAAACAGAACGGATAGCAACCGTTTGCCGAAAACGAAGGCTTGGGACTGGACGCTCGAAGGTTCTTGGCAATACGGCTTTAACGGTCAAAGAGTCAACGCGGGTTGGGACACTTTCAAACAAACCGTGGACGGTAAGTCGACTTCTCAAAGAATTTATACCCAAAACGTGGAATACGACGCGAAGTATTTTATCGCTCAGACGGGTTATACTTTCTTCGATCGTTTTCGCGTAGGTCTTCAATACTCGATCGGTTCCGGAGATCCGAACAGAACGGACAACAAGGTAGCGACTTATGACGCTTCCTTTGCGACAAGATCGGGAGGATTTCCTTACTTCGATTCCGGAAACGGTATCGTAAACGCGACGTTCTGGTCGAACACGAGAACCAAGTCCATCCATTTGATGTATAACTCTCCGAATTACGGAAGATTCATCTTCGTCGCATACGACGTCCAAAAAGCGTCCGTAAACGACGCTTGGTATTCTTCGGGTGGAGCGGCTAACACCGGTTTGACGACCGAGAATAACACCGGTGCGGCTTTCGGCGGTTACAAACTCGGAGAAAGAGGCGGTAAACGTCTTTTCTACGAATTCGATTTGATCTATCAATTCTACCTCAAGGACTACGTTTCGATTTGGACGGGCGGTTCTTATCTTCTCGCCGGAGATTCGGTTAGAAACGCGAGAGTCAATCCTTGGGCTCCGAACGTAAACGACAGATACACGTTGGACAATAAGTCCTACAGCTTCTTTCTTTTCGTTCAGTTCGCAATGTGA
- the cysW gene encoding sulfate ABC transporter permease subunit CysW yields the protein MRQESLLVRIILIGTVLLLTALILILPIYTVFHEALSKGWSAYLEGIQEPDTISALKLTLLVVSIAVPLNTIFGIVSALSITRFDFPGKSWLLTIIDSPFSVSPVISGLIFILLFGRQGWFGPWLEQADIKIVFNTPGLILATVFITLPFVARELIPLLESTGIEEEEAGLLLGASPMKVFFKIVAPGIKYGLLYGIILCNARAMGEFGAVSVLSGHIRGQTNTLPLQIEVLYNEYNSVAAFSAASLLVFLSLITLVAKQILERKIKITKKEELLQEEA from the coding sequence ATGAGACAGGAATCCTTACTCGTTCGAATCATTCTCATCGGAACCGTGCTTTTATTGACGGCTCTGATTTTGATTCTTCCCATCTATACGGTGTTTCACGAAGCTCTTTCCAAAGGTTGGAGCGCCTATCTCGAGGGAATTCAGGAACCCGACACGATTTCCGCGCTGAAGTTGACTCTTCTCGTGGTTTCGATCGCGGTTCCTTTGAATACGATCTTCGGAATCGTATCCGCGCTTTCGATCACACGTTTCGACTTTCCGGGTAAAAGCTGGCTTTTAACGATCATCGATTCTCCGTTTTCGGTTTCGCCAGTGATCTCCGGTTTGATCTTCATTCTTCTTTTCGGAAGACAAGGTTGGTTCGGTCCTTGGTTGGAACAAGCCGATATCAAAATCGTATTCAACACGCCGGGTTTGATCCTTGCGACCGTATTCATCACGCTTCCCTTTGTGGCGAGAGAATTGATTCCGCTTCTTGAATCGACTGGAATCGAAGAGGAAGAAGCGGGCCTCTTACTCGGCGCGTCCCCGATGAAGGTATTTTTTAAGATCGTAGCGCCCGGAATCAAATACGGATTGTTATACGGAATCATTCTTTGTAACGCAAGGGCGATGGGAGAATTCGGGGCCGTCTCCGTTTTATCCGGACATATCCGGGGACAAACGAACACTCTTCCCTTGCAGATCGAAGTTCTTTACAACGAATACAATTCCGTGGCCGCATTTTCCGCGGCGTCTCTGCTCGTTTTCTTATCGTTAATCACGCTCGTTGCGAAACAGATTCTGGAAAGAAAAATCAAAATCACTAAAAAAGAAGAATTGCTCCAAGAGGAGGCGTAG
- the pdxH gene encoding pyridoxamine 5'-phosphate oxidase, with translation MNSKIADIRTSYTLSSLDIEDTGNDPIVFFQKWFQEAVLSEVFEVNAMTLATATKDGIPDARTVLLKGITNDSFLFYTNYESRKGKELEENPKACLVFFWSELERQIRIEGNVTKVSKEESEEYFHSRPRESQIGAVASPQSQKIPDRKFLEERFAKLSKEFEGKEVELPNHWGGYAVQPIRIEFWQGRSSRLHDRIVFEKKSDSSWDKFRVAP, from the coding sequence ATGAATTCAAAAATCGCGGACATCAGAACAAGTTATACTCTATCCTCTTTGGACATCGAAGACACGGGAAACGATCCGATCGTATTCTTTCAAAAATGGTTTCAAGAAGCGGTCTTGTCCGAAGTTTTCGAAGTCAACGCGATGACTCTTGCCACCGCCACAAAGGACGGAATCCCCGACGCAAGAACCGTTCTTCTCAAAGGTATTACGAACGATTCTTTTCTTTTTTATACGAACTACGAAAGTAGAAAGGGAAAGGAGTTGGAGGAGAATCCGAAGGCTTGTCTCGTTTTCTTTTGGTCCGAACTCGAAAGACAAATTCGAATCGAAGGAAACGTCACCAAGGTTTCCAAGGAAGAATCGGAAGAATATTTTCATTCTAGACCGAGAGAGTCGCAGATCGGTGCGGTCGCTTCTCCTCAGAGTCAAAAAATTCCCGATCGAAAATTTTTAGAGGAACGTTTCGCGAAACTTTCGAAAGAATTCGAAGGAAAAGAAGTGGAGTTACCGAATCACTGGGGCGGTTACGCGGTCCAACCGATTCGTATCGAGTTTTGGCAAGGACGTTCGAGCCGCTTGCACGATCGCATCGTCTTCGAAAAGAAATCGGATTCTTCTTGGGATAAATTCAGAGTCGCTCCCTAA
- the modB gene encoding molybdate ABC transporter permease subunit, giving the protein MTELDWETMRHPILLTLIVSAFSTLIAIVFGVLAAYFISRWKFFGKGILDSILTLPLVLPPTVLGYYLLVLLGRRGIFGSFLLETFRFSFLFHWSGAVIASIVVSFPLVYKSALASFEDLDADYEDTAKTLGKGNIGIFWEVLLPLSWRGILAGAMLAFARGMGEFGATLMIAGNIPKRTQTLSLAIYDSVQSGNDSIAFYLVILTSVLSVLILTVSNGVLKKSHW; this is encoded by the coding sequence ATGACCGAACTCGATTGGGAAACGATGCGCCATCCGATTCTGCTTACTTTGATCGTGAGCGCGTTTTCCACTTTGATCGCTATCGTGTTCGGAGTGCTCGCGGCTTATTTTATCTCTCGATGGAAATTTTTCGGGAAGGGAATTCTCGATTCGATTCTTACCCTGCCGCTCGTATTGCCTCCCACAGTTCTCGGATATTATCTTTTGGTGTTATTGGGAAGACGCGGAATTTTCGGTTCCTTTCTATTGGAAACGTTTCGTTTCAGTTTTTTATTTCATTGGTCCGGGGCGGTCATCGCTTCGATCGTCGTTTCCTTTCCGTTGGTTTATAAATCCGCGCTCGCATCCTTCGAGGACTTGGACGCGGATTACGAGGACACAGCAAAAACATTAGGAAAAGGGAATATCGGAATTTTTTGGGAAGTGTTATTGCCCTTATCCTGGAGGGGAATTCTCGCGGGGGCCATGCTTGCTTTCGCAAGAGGAATGGGAGAATTCGGAGCGACTCTGATGATCGCCGGAAATATTCCCAAAAGAACACAAACACTTTCGCTTGCGATATACGATAGTGTACAATCCGGAAACGATTCGATCGCGTTTTATTTGGTAATTTTAACATCGGTATTGTCCGTTTTGATTTTGACGGTGTCGAACGGCGTGTTAAAAAAATCGCATTGGTGA
- a CDS encoding ATP-binding cassette domain-containing protein — translation MSLFVHIQKTLIDRKRRFFLDLDFRSIRDFLFIYGPSGAGKTLTLKTISGLIQPDHGRIVLGDEVFFDSDSGIDFPPQKRNVGYLPQNYSLFPHLNVRKNLEFPLKGTFSFRLSESDRALVDEILEIFEIQNVSDAYPKNLSGGQKQRVALARALIRKPELLLLDEPFAALNSELKDKMKSELKKIQRLFQVPVVVVSHDQADHSYFEADCILIENGVTKPARNDKEKANKTKDSSVKK, via the coding sequence GTGTCCCTCTTCGTTCATATTCAAAAAACCTTAATCGATCGTAAAAGAAGATTTTTTCTCGATCTTGATTTTCGATCGATTCGGGATTTTTTGTTTATCTACGGACCTTCCGGCGCGGGAAAAACCTTAACTCTGAAAACGATCTCGGGGTTGATCCAACCCGATCACGGGAGAATCGTTCTCGGCGACGAGGTTTTTTTTGATTCCGACAGCGGAATCGATTTTCCTCCTCAAAAAAGAAACGTAGGTTATCTTCCTCAAAACTATTCACTTTTTCCCCATTTGAACGTTCGTAAGAATTTGGAATTTCCGCTTAAGGGAACGTTTTCCTTTCGTTTGTCGGAATCGGATCGCGCTTTGGTGGATGAAATATTAGAAATCTTTGAAATACAAAACGTATCGGATGCGTATCCGAAAAATCTTTCGGGGGGGCAAAAACAAAGAGTCGCTTTGGCAAGGGCCTTGATTCGGAAACCGGAACTTTTGTTACTCGACGAACCGTTTGCGGCTCTGAACTCGGAGTTGAAGGATAAGATGAAATCGGAATTGAAAAAGATCCAAAGGCTCTTTCAGGTCCCCGTGGTCGTGGTTTCGCACGATCAAGCCGATCATTCTTACTTTGAAGCGGATTGTATTTTGATCGAAAACGGAGTCACGAAACCCGCTCGAAACGATAAAGAGAAAGCGAACAAGACGAAAGATTCTTCGGTTAAAAAGTAG
- the modA gene encoding molybdate ABC transporter substrate-binding protein, with amino-acid sequence MKRLRIAAILVLMFCLSPLFGGEKQILVSAASSLTQAFDEIGKEFEKKHSVKVVFNFAASGILLQQIANGAPADVFASADQESVDKGLEKNLFDVSTRKNFVKNVLVLIVPIDSKSDLKKISDLKKETVQKISFGNPATVPAGKYAREALDTEGWDETLEKKWIPAENVRQVLDYVSRGEVDAGFVYKTDAILFKDKVKIAISDLKTKPILYPAIAVAQSANLSEAKLFLEFLSSPTAKKIFEQYHFGKP; translated from the coding sequence ATGAAACGACTTCGAATCGCTGCAATTTTGGTTCTGATGTTTTGCCTTTCTCCGCTTTTCGGAGGGGAAAAACAAATTTTAGTTTCGGCGGCGTCTAGTTTGACGCAGGCCTTCGACGAGATCGGAAAGGAATTCGAAAAGAAACATTCCGTAAAGGTAGTTTTTAACTTTGCCGCTTCGGGCATTCTTTTACAGCAGATCGCAAACGGAGCTCCCGCGGACGTGTTCGCGTCCGCCGATCAGGAAAGCGTGGATAAGGGTTTGGAAAAAAATCTTTTCGACGTTTCCACAAGAAAGAATTTCGTAAAGAACGTTTTGGTTTTGATCGTTCCGATCGATTCGAAATCGGATCTGAAAAAAATCTCCGATTTGAAAAAGGAAACGGTTCAGAAGATTTCTTTCGGAAATCCGGCGACGGTTCCTGCCGGAAAATACGCGAGAGAAGCGTTGGATACGGAAGGTTGGGACGAGACCTTGGAGAAAAAATGGATCCCCGCCGAGAACGTAAGACAGGTTTTGGATTACGTTTCGCGAGGAGAAGTGGACGCGGGCTTCGTATATAAAACGGACGCGATTCTTTTTAAGGACAAGGTGAAAATCGCGATCTCCGATCTAAAAACGAAACCGATTTTGTATCCCGCGATCGCGGTCGCACAGAGCGCGAATTTATCCGAAGCGAAGTTGTTTTTGGAATTTTTGTCCTCTCCTACGGCGAAGAAAATTTTCGAACAGTATCATTTCGGAAAACCTTAG
- a CDS encoding sulfate ABC transporter substrate-binding protein, which translates to MKSKSTRIYILATALFLVSASLFSETKLLNVSYDPTRELYTQINKLFIAHWKKQTGEDLVINQSHGGSGKQARAVIDGLEADVVTLALAQDIEAIAEKSKLLSTDWEKLLPHQSSPYTSTIVFLVRKGNPKGIKDWDDLVKPGVGIITPNPKTGGGARWNYLAAWGYAKEKYGSEEKAKDFIKKLYSNVLVLDSGARGSLTTFVQREIGDVLISWENEAHLALQETAKNQNSSVEIVFPSVSILAEPSVAVVTKNAEKHNTLKVSESYLKFLYTPEGQEVIAKNYYRPTDVKVATKYKSLFKNLKLFTIRDVAGNWKNAQEKHFVDGAIFDQISAK; encoded by the coding sequence ATGAAATCCAAATCCACTCGAATTTATATTCTCGCGACCGCCTTGTTTTTAGTTTCGGCTTCCTTGTTCTCGGAAACCAAACTCTTAAACGTTTCTTATGATCCGACAAGAGAATTGTATACCCAGATCAACAAACTCTTCATCGCTCATTGGAAAAAACAAACCGGCGAAGACTTAGTCATCAATCAATCCCACGGCGGTTCCGGCAAACAAGCAAGAGCCGTAATCGACGGACTCGAAGCCGACGTCGTAACACTTGCGCTCGCGCAGGACATCGAAGCGATCGCTGAAAAATCGAAACTCCTTTCCACCGATTGGGAAAAACTTCTTCCGCATCAAAGTTCTCCTTACACGTCCACGATCGTATTTTTGGTTCGTAAAGGAAATCCGAAAGGAATCAAGGACTGGGACGATCTCGTAAAACCGGGCGTGGGAATCATCACTCCGAATCCGAAAACGGGCGGAGGCGCGCGCTGGAATTATCTCGCGGCTTGGGGTTATGCTAAGGAAAAATACGGCTCCGAAGAAAAGGCAAAAGACTTTATAAAAAAATTATATTCAAATGTTCTTGTATTGGATTCAGGAGCGAGAGGCTCTTTGACCACTTTCGTTCAAAGAGAAATCGGAGACGTTTTGATCTCCTGGGAAAACGAAGCTCATCTCGCTTTACAGGAAACGGCCAAGAATCAGAATTCTTCCGTTGAAATCGTTTTTCCTTCGGTCAGCATTTTAGCCGAACCGTCCGTCGCGGTGGTTACTAAAAACGCCGAAAAACACAACACATTGAAAGTATCCGAAAGTTATCTTAAGTTTTTATACACGCCGGAAGGACAGGAAGTAATCGCGAAAAATTACTACCGCCCCACCGATGTGAAAGTCGCGACCAAGTATAAAAGTTTATTCAAGAATTTGAAACTGTTCACGATCCGAGACGTCGCAGGGAACTGGAAGAACGCCCAGGAAAAACATTTCGTGGACGGAGCGATCTTCGATCAGATTTCGGCTAAATAA
- the cysT gene encoding sulfate ABC transporter permease subunit CysT — protein sequence MSTLNFRTKPYGKTAFGITIGVTVTYLSLIVLIPLGALFLKSSGIGWEGFWKLLTNDRILAALYLSFGAGAVAALINLVIGFLFAWVLVRYDFPGKSLLDSLVDLPFTLPTAVAGIALTTIYTQNGIIGKLFAPYDIKIAYTPIGIVIALVFIGFPFVVRTVQPVLEEFPKELEESAYCLGANRWQIFRRIIFPELLPPLITGAAMAFARGIGEYGSVVFISGNLPGKTEILPLLIVTKLEQYQYEEATGIAFIMLVISFSILLGINILQTVSARRKG from the coding sequence TTGTCTACTTTGAATTTTAGAACCAAACCCTACGGAAAAACCGCTTTCGGAATCACGATCGGCGTCACTGTCACTTACTTAAGTTTGATCGTACTGATTCCGTTAGGCGCTCTTTTTCTGAAAAGTTCCGGAATCGGTTGGGAAGGTTTTTGGAAACTTCTTACCAACGATCGGATTCTTGCGGCTCTTTACTTGAGTTTCGGAGCCGGAGCCGTGGCGGCTCTGATCAATCTTGTGATCGGCTTTTTATTCGCTTGGGTTTTGGTTCGTTATGATTTTCCGGGCAAGTCCCTTCTCGATTCGCTCGTCGATCTTCCGTTTACGCTGCCGACCGCGGTCGCGGGGATCGCACTTACTACGATCTACACACAAAACGGAATTATAGGAAAATTATTCGCACCTTACGACATCAAGATCGCATACACTCCGATCGGAATCGTAATCGCACTCGTTTTTATCGGCTTTCCTTTTGTGGTAAGAACGGTTCAACCCGTTTTGGAAGAATTCCCAAAGGAACTCGAAGAATCCGCGTATTGTTTGGGCGCGAACCGATGGCAGATTTTCAGAAGAATTATTTTTCCGGAACTTCTTCCTCCTTTGATAACCGGCGCGGCGATGGCTTTCGCAAGAGGAATCGGAGAATACGGATCGGTGGTGTTCATTTCGGGAAACCTTCCGGGGAAAACGGAAATTCTTCCCTTATTGATCGTAACCAAACTCGAACAATATCAATACGAGGAGGCGACCGGAATCGCGTTTATCATGCTCGTAATCTCCTTTAGTATATTATTAGGTATTAATATTCTTCAGACGGTTTCTGCAAGGAGAAAGGGATGA